tgtacacgCCCCTTATTGATTTCAGGGTTTTTTTactccaatttatttctttaattttattttctacttGTCCATTTCCCCTTTTTTCTGCAATAGTGCTAATAAATTTGGGGTTTACTTATTGTATGCCTTTTTTAGAACTTTTCATCACTATCACCTTATTCGGAAAACCCGGTCAAAACGCCGTCAGGTGTTAGCTGCTTGTGTATGACCCGATACAGGTTGTGGAAAGTGTACGCGAATGGAACAGATTTTGATTACACTGCGTAAATGTCCAGGCTGATTCTGGAACCATACTGTTTGGGAAGTTATTATGTTAGTTTTTCTTTGACACAGTTCAGTCTGTGTACATGTTGAAAGACGTGCAGTTATCGGCTGTGTATCCTTTTCTTGTTCGTTAGCTATATAAACGACTATTTTGATGTCAGCTTgtgcatttttgtatataaatattgtaaacGTGTTCCTATTATGAACATGTAGGGGAGCGTGTACCAGACCACGACTGCAGTGCTAAATAGAAACATTCAGCAAAAGCTATGGGAGCTAATATTGCTGTCCAGTTACACAATGAAGCCAGCTAACAAGGTTTTAAGTATGGTAAAATTATTGGAGACAAAGATTCATCTGCGATAAAACACATTCACGAAAAAGTAAATTCTGTGGAAAAATACTCGGGTTTTACACATATCAAGAGGTCAATATCCAACAAGTAACAAGTTTTGTCAAAGACCAATACTTTACTCACAAGTAAGGTTAGGCAATAATTTATGAACAACTTCACCTACGCTGCTTTTCAGAAGTTAGGACGAGCTGCAACTAGCTTTGCGTAGCATAGTACCGCACATGTTTGGTGAACATTCAGTCTGTGATAAATGGAGTGGCAATGAAAAATCGACCTATAACACTCAAATCTCCCGTATGGAAAGGATATCTCAGATCTACTACTGAACGATTCACTTTCTAAGCTCCAACAACCACATATTAGCAATCCGTCAAGACTTATGACATGCGGCAATTCCCAAGCAAACGGATAATTTTAAACAACACTATTTTCAAAGGTACTAAAAATCAGAAATTATAATCTAAGTGAAAGTTTTGATTTTCTATGAGCGGCAGGTATTCTTCAATTTAACGAATGAACGAAATACGTTGGCACGGTTATAGTCGAGGCGGTCTTGACACCACAAAAGGAAACAAAGTCAtacacaataaaaaacaagatacaatagtttcgcgctcagccctcgaaaagtagatagaaaaagaaaacatatatatataaaaaaatacagaacAGAAAGGAGAAACAAGAAAAGGCGGATTTAGCTCAAACGGAAAATAAAGCAAAGGGAATTAATAAGTGATATAAAACTCGGTACTTGTTATCAATCAAACTGTGCATTTAATTCAGAAGACATGGATCCTTTCGAAGTTACGGATCCTCCAAAATGTACAAATACACATGTGGATAGTAATCCAGAAAACATACAAACTGTTTTTGTAGATATCGAACGACAAAACTTGGACGAGAAATCCGTGCAGGCCTATGCGCTATTATCTTAGTCTAGATGTCTTTTTGTGCACACCAAGCACGTGAACGCGATCGGCCAATTATCTCTGAACAAATGTTTGATATGTTATGCTATTATAAACAAATTCGGTCATTTCTGTAACATTACTAAATAAATATGGATTTAACAATGAAATaaagcatttaaaatattttaactatttgCGTTGTGAAATAGGCGCAATGTGATAATAATTCTTGAaaattccattactgctcatgaacagactcaataaaacaaatactgcaattttcactgtttgccttgctCTCGGtgattccgagggatctacttttcagattatatcacTCTTAATGAATGCCATAGTCTCAGTTTATagcctatttttttaaaaagtacttaTCCTCGCAGAAACATAATATTTCCGAATGTCTTGTCTGAACGGTAGATATTCGGATTTGCCAGTATCTTAACTAATGATAGGTTGGCCGTCTGTGTCATTACACATTCCATAAAAGCTATCACAATTACTAAATAATGGAATAACTAATGTAATTTTACGTTTGTTTGAACTTGAAAAACTTGTCaattcttcaaaaacaatttgaaacgGTGACGTCAAACAAACGTAAACTTGTTGACCTAGTATCAACGCATAACAGCTTATTACCAAATAACGACATCGCAGAACTTTCTAAATTTTGGCTGTTATACAGAAAACAAACTCATGTAAAACATATGcaattctgataaaaaaatacgaatgaaattttttttttaattcagagcgaagctttttttttggaaaatttaagtaaaaatctcgtttttttggctctcattttttTAAGCGAAatcgtagagcaattccgattaaatcatcgtctTGGGGTTAATTTCAGCTTTCATTCTATGTATAATTTATGGATTTACGTTAAAGAATACTGCCGCTGAAATAATTtcagattttgtccccgtatacctgacgtcaaaagtgcacgaagtggtcatgtttgcaacgtcatggaaacgtcactgatgcaaTTAACGTAAACATATatacagatctaaatcagaaatatcttctagttgttgttggtaccagtcaattACGTAGGCTCTGAAAAAAAAGTCATAGTATGGTTCCTCCTTAATACTTCTCATAAACATTCATAAAACAATAGATATTGAACTCCACGTGGAAAAAGTAATGTACTGAGTCCTATTGAAAGCAAACCAATATTAAACTTACAGTATGGAGAGTACTTGTAAAGGAGTTACCTCATGacagtgtttaaagtttaaagctGTATGTGATCAACTGGTCCAATATTGCATGGGGAAAACAAATAATATGCACATTTAATTTACTCGTGTAGTACAATAGTTAGCAATAGTTTTAGTCCATACAAATACATTACTGTTACCCGCTGATAGCAGTTCCATATTATAACATagtactgaaagaaaaaaaaaataatatcaatacaaagttttatgaataaatgcttaattattatgGACTTAATcgcaaaatgtttgaaataacatTGTGCATTTTTTGCATGGGTCGACGTAGTCTTACCCACTAAACGATACATTCCTAGAGCAGCAACTTCCCTTGGAATATATTGTTTAGGTTTTTACGTTTTAAGAATTGTGTAAgaatttaaatagttttaaatgacCCATGATGATAGTTATTAGAGGCTGTACTGTATTAGGTTCCTGGAGTTCGCGAACCAAGTCCTATATATTATCCGAAACGGTTATTTACTGCATGAACTTTGAAAGGAAATGGTTAACTTCAGTACTACCGTTAATTGCAAATTGCAAACAAATCAACCATAATAATTCTGTAGCGTTTGGTTTACGTTTAACAGTAATACAGTCACAAAAATAATAAACCTAATTTACGAAAGGCGAGTGGATAATTGCATCCTCATACAAAGTCCATTTTTTATTATGTCACTGTTCACATTTCCGAATTTATCCGTATatggaagaaaaaataaattaatacttTCATGGTATTCATACACGTAAACGCCtgcaaattgtatttttgtattgaGAGTTGCAAGGAATTTTAGCATATTAACCATAAGATTTATATACCGGCGTTATGCTCAGATTTCAAGTTTATTTGAGTATTACATTCAATCTACCTTCAAACACAATATTGTGGAAAAGGTGAAACAcataggttgtttttttttacagctgCTCTATGGAATGTCAGGCAAATTTCTAACTATGTCATTCAAAACGATCAACGTATaataatttaaatgaatatttaagatttttctaacACATTTTATCCATACAATTTGTTGTAATACCCTAAATTTCCAGTCCAAAACCTTATAatccatattgaaaaaaaaaaaaaaaaaaacaacacgctTTTTCTTTGTACGCACATTGAAATTGATATTGGGTCTGCATGCCCTTGAAAACATATCTTAAGCCTTAATGCCTGAAACAGAAACCTATAAAATTATGCGTTTATGAAACTCGTGACATCCGTAAAATGGGATCTTCCGTGTTTCTTTCAAAACATAAACGTTTTTTGCACCCTACAAATGGTATTTGCTCACATTTGTTGAGACTGCCTATTTGGAATAAGGTGCCCCAGTTTTAAACATAAGCATTTACATGTGTTAACACTTTAGTTTTTACTTGAAGATTATCGGGCATATTCATGTACAGCCCAGCTAAAACTGTTATTGAACAACAACAGAATATTGCCAGGAATgtaaaaaataagacatttctcATTCAGTGCACTTGTCCGCAGCAGACATTTTTCCGGCTACGCTTTCATTGAAACATTATCCGCATCCGCTATGTCGTTTCTAATCCAAACAAGAAAGTATTTCCTTGTACTCGTTTTTTATAAAAGAACAAAACCACTTTACTcttgccatgaattaaaataaatccagtatTTGTTTCCGAAATACCTCGCAATTTCTTCCCTCGACCCATCGCTTAGAATGCTCActctataaaatatataattgctTATTCCGTACATATGTTACACAAATTATAGCAACACGTGAATCCTGGGCTAACGGAAGTCCAAAAGTACGCAGGCGAGAAACACGAGAAAAGCGCAATCGTatattatgagaaaaacgtgcttTAAATGGCCATGAGGATCTACAGAGCATCTCATAAGTATATAAcaactgttattaaatgcggtaaaGTAAATAGAATTGAATAAATTTAAGAATGTTTTACGTCAGTGGTTTATACGTACTTCTTTATTGGATATGTCATATAATCATTGTTTTAAGTacgatataagcctcaaacgatcatatatgtaaaatactgcACGGTCCTTAGCGCTGACGCGTTGCGGCAGtccaatattttacatattggatcgttttcgcCTTATATCCTATACATAATCTATTTCATTACACGGATTGTATTAGAAATTAACCGCGCATTCCAGCTAAACGTGGTTTATGCGTGTTTAAATCACTTACTtacaatattgaatatttttctttggaaaaatatattttacaaaattatgtcaaatatCGTTCAAACTGTATTTAGAGGCAAACGGCTGTTTACGATTTTAATTATTCTATGGTTTACATATATATTCACATGCTTGAATATGTTTACTAGAGATAAATATGCGCGTGCGATTAGaggaaaaaaaatatgtgttgaaTAAGGATTATCCTATAATTGAATACACCTGTAACAAATGTTTAACACTGAGTCTTTCATacttaataaataacaaaaatgtttgcagAAATGACGTACCAGACAAGACCATCGATATTTTGATACTAATTACAACAGTAAGCGATCATTTTGAAATTCGACAAACACTTAGGTCAACATGGCTGAATTACACAAGAAAAAACACAGCTAATGTACGTTATGTATTCCTTCTTGGTGATAGAAGTGGTTTCGCTCTACGAACGTCTATTATTAAGGAAAATGCAAAGTACAAAGACATTGTTAAAGGAAATTTTATCGATTCATACAGAAACCTAACATATAAAACTATGCTAGGACTTAAATGGACAGTTTCTTTCTTTTCAAAGGCAAggtttgttttaaaaacagaCGAGGATGTGTTTGTTAATAtaccaaatattttgaaattgatttacAACAAAAGTGAAGATTTTGATAAGACATTGGGTCGAAAATGTACCAGTATACAGCCAGTGGAAAGAAGTGTGAGTTCAAACTCTTATATTCCGAAGAGTATTAACAATAATGACACATATCTACCATTTTGCTCAGGGACTGGCTATATATCAAGCATGGTTTTAATAAAGGAAATATACAACGTATCCATTAATGTTACTTTCTTTCCTTTAGAAGACGTTTATATTGGAATGTGTGCGAAAGTATTAGGTGCTAAACTAAAAGATATTATTTAATAAGGGTTTTGCAAGTGATACTGCTATACGCAATCACTGTATTTTGCAAAACAGAAACATTTACACAATTCATAGTGTTAGCTCTAGTGAACTTAAATACATTTGGACGTCTTCCTGCACAAGTTTGTGAATAATTTAATTTACTCTCTTATTCGACAGTGCTTGTTACGTTGACAAGTACGTACAAGTTGATGATACTGACCGAAtattttgaaacgttttaaagttaaatatttccATGAATGATGTTGTTTTTGAATTGCGGTTGACACAACCAGATCAACAGTTTTAACAAGACAGTTGGTCTGAACTCCATACTGTAATACAGTAATTCTTTGTTTAGCTTGCGCACAAACAGACTTTACTTGAGTTGAGGACAGTCGAtcttatctgttttgttttttttttttttgttttttttttgtcttccattttgtttttgtttaagcaGCCGTAAGTCAATGAAACGTTTGTTACCGAAgtgatttagaaaatatagaaaattgtaAGATATGAAAGCCAATTCAATGGATGGAGAAGACGATTCTACAGATCAGAAGCATTTTATTTTCCACTAAAAGATAAATACAGTGATGCTCTGGtttgattttgttgttttatagaaaaaatagaaatctaataatcttcaaaatattttaccagaaaAGAAATAAGCGTACCGAAGAAAACAGTGGAAAAAACCCGTATTTTctactatataatatatttttaaagctcttttattgtttattaaatgaAACCTTATTGATAGATGTATATCACAGAATATTTGTATAAAACgaaacatataaaaatgttaattttcattcttATAGGGTCTAACGTTTTCTGGATTGATGTGACTATTTACACGATAGTCGTGCCAATAGTTCGTTAAGgacacgtgtctacggcgtgatattccagtgaagcagcactataaagttaggcattgtgctcactgctacatgtaaacaccgtcgtttatatgactgaaaaattgtcgaAAACGACGTTAAACCAGAACACACTCACAAAAAGTATTTCACAAAGAATTTATCCAAACAGGAAAATTCACGacacatttataaaatttaaaattctggGCCTTAAAATACATCAAAGATCAAAACTTTATCTTAAATTAGTTTGCGAAATTTGTACTCTCAGCAGAAATATCATTTCCATATGTTTCTCCAGTGGTCTCTTTCAATATCTACCGTGCGAACATTTTCTAAAGGACACGGCTGCCGTCTAAATAACAAAGAAGGGACACTTTATGcaccgtataagtacttatttctgcgggcttaatattctgcgattttttagaaaatgagaTGGTATTAAATTTCTGCTTTGCTTTTTTCTGAGGTGTCTTCCTCTTCACGTTGATGGGATTTATTTCTGCGGTTCTATATTCACCGgttatttcattaatttcaattagacaggtacgtattttgtttttattttgacagttatTTTGGTTTCCGGTTTGAAAAGATTACGATACTGATGTaacatcgtcatcatcacataatgttGAGTGTTAAACGCAAGGAGAAACAGTCATTTTATAAATACGGTTATGCCAAACAGACACGAGAAATGgcatatttatatctatattttgcaaacattctcatctgtgcattgtaacggtatgatattttttgttaatcaCACCTTTTTCAAGTCCCATACAAATAACGGTAAATATGACGATCGTCAGACGGCTCAGTTAACAATAGACACAAAGGATATAATggattgtgtttgtcacataattttagaaaattgatACTGACAGCTGACTGCTCAATGGTGAACGAAAATCAAAATGAATTCGATGTTTTCATTATGGTCTATTCAACagcaaaaaacaatttttcaacttGCTTCGTCGGCCTTTGGCTACTTGTGGGACAAAAGCTGATAACGCTACCGgacattgtcttatacttaaccGGATTATAATGGCGGCTTGTATCGTCGTATCACGGCATGTCAGGACACaattttctgcggattttaaatATGCGGTCTTATTGTCTtccgcagaaaacgcagaaataaagttcccgcagaaaaaaagtacttatacggtatttGAAGTAGCTAAACAAATTCTGCTCAGAGATTTTGATATGCTGTCACGaatctctgagctgaaacaatTTAAACCTAACCATTATAGTTGTGACCTGATCGGGGTACACTTCATTTTGGAAACAAATAAGCCACacagaatcgttatttattgattattcgggtagaatgcactttagcggtccccGTTCATTTACAAAGCTCATAGGCATCAAGTTGGGACAAagcatgacgtcatcagtttctaAAGGGTCAGTGCGCAGATGTTGTAGTTCTACACTGCTTTGGTAACCAAATGAATGTTGTAAAATAACCTGGGGTTAACATGTCTGTGAAAAcagattaaataaataaatcagttaATGAAATTGTTCCCTATCTTGACACTTACATGTTTACATCCATAAATTAACATACCGCTTACAGATATGCTAACAGATTACAATATAATTTAGTAAACCAGATTGTTATTATTTatgctatatattatatagatctTTACAATGTGGCcattttcatatacatgttctaTCATAAGTATGTCAAGTTCCAAATGAGTTCCTTTCAGTTATTTTACCTCTAAAAGACAACAATTGGACTCTTGTACAAAGCTTAGCTGGAAAGATTATCTATGTCGTATTGAGTTAGCTTTACTGTAAAAGGCATCATTTGTAGGACGCTTTTCTACTGTGTCTTTTTTCAGATTCACAGAGGTCGGACTTCCTCTCCATTTAGCTCTCAGGATTCATGTCAATAGTAAATTGTGATTTGTGTGGATATGGGCAAAATATACCACATTGTAGTCTGAAGTGAGTTTTAAAAATTCGCCATGTGTCTCCGAGCACGCAACTTGCGTCTTAAGTTAGGCGTCTTACGATAAAGGAAGAACGCCAGATATAAATATAGATGCTGAATATTTTCAGATGTTAATGTCCTCaaaaattataattgtaatattgatatatttatttgagGTAATGCTTAaattataattttgtaaaataaaaacgatatttatactgcttaaaataaaaagtaaaatatccaTACAGATCAAACATTGGATAACGAAAATAGACTCAATTTTATTATACTTCATTCGTCAAACCtgataataattttcattttatataccTTAGTATTGTGTATGACTGTTTCATTTCATGTCAAATTTCGAAATTCATCGATATAACTATGTTAGATGGAGTAGTCGAGAGAATGACTCTATTGCATAAAGAGCTTGAAAACGGAAAAGTATGTTTAAGTGGCGATTTTTCTATTACACTTAATAAATCCAATGAATGCATAATTCCGCCTTAACATGAGTTTCTTGAAGACAAGGAAAGAAAGGTAGAAATTCACTTTTGGTATGATTTAGTTCAACAGACTAAGATGACCAATGAATCATCATCATGTGAcgcttatattattttcatatttattaaagGAATATCATAGTACCAAAATATATTACTTGTGTCATTCCACTGAACAGGATTACTGAATTACATTGACAATAACTTTAGTTCGTCTCAATGCATATTCAAACGTTTGGagctaaatgtaaacaaaaattatgcTAAACACATTTTCGGACAATACAAATTCTTACAAAATCTTAGACCAAACGAAATAATGTAGGTAGTTTCAAGTTCTGTTCAGTCAGTGCATTATTACCACAAAATCTTATCAATCGCAAAATTACTGCTTTATTAAAAGTTACCTTCCATGGAATTGCTACCATTTACATCTTTATCTACGATTTCAGACTATACATTGCTAAATAGTAATTGTTATATGCTACTTTGTTATTGCTAATTTTTCATTGAACACTAAAACCTAGTTTTAGAACGTGCAGTTTAAGAAGAGCATCTTCGTCGGATTACCCGTACGTCAAACATCCCTGTATGTAAACGAGCAGCAATGGCGACCCTAGGTAGTAGTTCTGAGAGTTTTGTAAATAATTGTACTGTATGTGTTCGTTTATCAAGTGTTTATCATTTTCCACATAATCGTTAATCGTTTCTGTCTCGGTTTCTTAGGGCCCGACATTGACATTGTTTATCTCTAGAAGCAGATATTTCCGCATGCACCGACGTTAACTATGCTGTTTGTATAGTTGCTTTAGTGTCATAGGCGACAGTAAGTGGTTTCGTGGTGTTTCCTATAGATATCTTTAGAATTATGCcagttttaacaattttcactGCTTTAGTATTCaaaccaaaattatttgacaacgtacAATGTTATGGGATTTGATTTTCTGTAGACTTTAGCTTTAAAATGCCCTTTGACAGGGTGGTTGTTAGATATCTTGCATATGATCTCTATAAACCTTTTTCTGCGTGTGGTATTGGTACTACTGCATCGCTTCTGAATTTATATCTTTCCTTATTTGATACAAATATCCCCGAGTATTGTAAACGTCCCCTTTTTAGATCtggtttttatatgattttaaatgaATCAGATTTTAAGGACCAATTAATCTTGCTGATTTTTTAATAACAAGTATCAATACAATACCAAATAAAGCACACCGCTTAAGAAAGACTACAATTGCCCATTGCCATCAACTTTAGAAATGTTCTTCATAATACTAGAATCGTAATTCAGATGTGTTGTTCTAAGTTTAGTAGCAATTTGTTACATGGCTATAATGGAGTATttgtaagattttgggtcatgataattttcctgtatttggtaaaataacATAACTTTTTGATACAAAAGGTTATGACCGGATTTATTTTGAGATACAATGAATGGTTCATGATCACCTTTTGTACAGTCAGGCGCTACACTTCCATCTTAGATCATCTCTAACAAAATGGGTCGGAGACGCCTCGTAGGATATTTCTGCATTTTCGTTTCCACAATATCTGATGTTGATATCAACGCGCCCACAGCATCGAATACATGTGGGAATGGTTCGCTAAGTAACTCTTTATTAATcagaatatctttttttattcatAGAGAGCAGTCAAGCAAAATGAAGAAAGCAAACTCGGTCTTACTGAGTTGTTCTTGGCAGATACATAAATGCGCAATACCCTTCACCCCCATTGGCCCCGGCTAAATTCTATTATAGCAATATTGAAAAGACTAGAATTATATATATCagagttttttttgtgttttaaatatcATGCTTTGATTTATCGTTTCGTATAAAGGACACTTTTATCGCGAATAACTTATGTATATTACTATACAACCGTGAAACATTATAGGGACAAAGAGAAAAGGGTTTAAACACCCCGATTGTCTTCATGTCTTACTTTGTctatgtattaatcatattcaaagcTATAGTGCTAAGGTTTGAAGAGGTAGCGTTCCTGCAAAGTGACTGTAATGTGAAAATTGCTCGGTATCAGAGAAACATATAGGATTAAAGAGAAACACATTTATCCGTATATTCAAGAGAAGAATGGATGAAAGAAACTGAAATTGTTGCTTTGTTCCTGTTTTGACAACACTATCACCCGCCCCGTGATTCCCTTATGAATGAGCCTCACTCGGAGCTTGAAGACGCAGGAcgttcatgtgagaaagccatccagctggcttacggaaggtcggtggttctacccaagtgctcgtgatgaaataatgcacggaggagcatctggggatcttcctccaccattaaagctggaaagtcgccatatgacctatgattgtgtc
This genomic window from Mercenaria mercenaria strain notata unplaced genomic scaffold, MADL_Memer_1 contig_1034, whole genome shotgun sequence contains:
- the LOC128551376 gene encoding beta-1,3-galactosyltransferase 1-like; its protein translation is MRVRLEEKKYVLNKDYPIIEYTCNKCLTLSLSYLINNKNVCRNDVPDKTIDILILITTVSDHFEIRQTLRSTWLNYTRKNTANVRYVFLLGDRSGFALRTSIIKENAKYKDIVKGNFIDSYRNLTYKTMLGLKWTVSFFSKARFVLKTDEDVFVNIPNILKLIYNKSEDFDKTLGRKCTSIQPVERSVSSNSYIPKSINNNDTYLPFCSGTGYISSMVLIKEIYNVSINVTFFPLEDVYIGMCAKVLGAKLKDII